In Methylotenera sp. L2L1, the following proteins share a genomic window:
- a CDS encoding FIST C-terminal domain-containing protein translates to MKVATSIVLGRQALPALASQAVNNAMGKAGISTANGVLLLLTSEFASNPQAAIMAAAKAAGCTQVTGCSATGIFTEEDWVLDTPAAAAMVFGGDIQLALAQHNDAGQPLLTMAAPSAINSTWLNHHIRYGGISGDATGHGPFSVWQNAKGDVKGHIEMFLSGVKMATKASHGLMLLSQPKQVHASKQFDLEILGKQKALRTLQKAWKHHHKTEEPFPLHLLMAVYADSAEAISEGKYHQTSIISCDEKNGSITLAHALPVGHYVSWALRDANTAETDMALTADTLTTELGSTPDFGLLFSCLGRGPYLYNGEDLDLRVITQRFPNMPLLGFYGNGEITCIDGQNQLLPYSTVLSLFSAL, encoded by the coding sequence ATGAAAGTCGCTACCAGCATTGTACTAGGCCGCCAAGCGTTACCAGCCTTGGCTAGTCAGGCTGTTAACAATGCAATGGGCAAAGCCGGCATCAGCACGGCAAATGGCGTGTTGCTGTTGCTAACCTCAGAATTTGCGAGCAACCCCCAAGCCGCCATTATGGCTGCGGCAAAAGCGGCTGGCTGTACGCAAGTGACTGGCTGCTCAGCTACCGGTATTTTTACTGAAGAAGACTGGGTACTTGATACGCCCGCTGCTGCTGCCATGGTGTTTGGGGGTGACATACAGTTAGCACTGGCTCAGCATAACGATGCCGGACAGCCGCTCCTTACCATGGCTGCCCCCAGCGCGATTAACAGCACATGGCTCAATCATCATATCCGTTATGGCGGGATATCTGGCGACGCAACAGGGCATGGCCCATTCTCCGTATGGCAAAATGCAAAAGGTGATGTAAAAGGCCACATCGAGATGTTTCTATCTGGCGTTAAAATGGCCACAAAAGCCTCTCACGGCTTAATGTTACTCAGCCAGCCCAAGCAAGTGCATGCAAGCAAGCAGTTTGACCTAGAAATATTAGGTAAACAAAAAGCGCTAAGAACATTACAAAAAGCTTGGAAGCATCATCACAAAACCGAAGAGCCATTTCCACTGCATTTATTGATGGCAGTTTATGCCGATAGTGCAGAGGCAATTTCTGAGGGAAAATACCACCAAACCTCCATCATTAGCTGTGATGAGAAAAATGGTAGCATTACGCTAGCACACGCCCTGCCTGTTGGTCATTATGTAAGCTGGGCACTACGCGATGCAAACACGGCTGAAACCGACATGGCACTAACAGCAGATACGCTGACAACAGAATTAGGCAGCACACCAGACTTTGGCTTGTTATTCTCTTGTCTAGGCCGAGGCCCATATCTGTATAACGGAGAAGATCTCGACCTTAGAGTCATTACGCAGCGGTTTCCAAATATGCCATTATTAGGCTTTTATGGTAACGGCGAGATTACCTGCATCGACGGGCAGAACCAACTACTGCCATACTCTACCGTTCTTTCATTATTTTCGGCGCTATAG
- a CDS encoding DUF1841 family protein produces MSLYNPSRDQARQFLFDAWAKFKQHAPLSDLEKIAVEVMQMHPEYHTILDAPERYMQQQYFPEQGETNPFLHLSLHLSVIEQISINQPIGISEIYEKLKLKHGDQHMAQHDILECLAETIWQSQRNNTPLDSAHYLGLLQQKAAT; encoded by the coding sequence ATGAGTTTATACAACCCCAGCCGCGACCAGGCCAGACAGTTTTTGTTTGACGCGTGGGCTAAATTTAAACAGCACGCCCCACTTTCTGACTTAGAAAAAATCGCAGTTGAAGTCATGCAAATGCATCCTGAGTATCACACCATACTAGATGCGCCTGAACGCTATATGCAACAGCAATACTTTCCAGAACAAGGGGAAACAAACCCATTTCTGCATTTGAGCTTACACTTATCAGTCATTGAGCAAATATCGATTAACCAGCCAATTGGCATTAGCGAGATTTATGAAAAGTTAAAACTGAAACATGGTGATCAGCACATGGCACAACACGATATATTGGAATGCCTCGCGGAAACTATTTGGCAATCTCAACGCAACAACACACCGCTGGACTCAGCACACTACTTGGGTCTTTTACAACAAAAGGCGGCGACTTAA
- a CDS encoding sigma-70 family RNA polymerase sigma factor, whose product MSSNVNDWLNDHGDYLYRFALARLKDTHQAEDAVQETMLAAIKNNSFEGDSSIRTWLTGILKHKIIDIQRKLIREQPISDIIDLDASDESMDDFFDKTGHWLDKPQSFDMPDHALEQSQFLSVLDACMQKLPKKLKAIFMLRDVHEMENENICKELDITPTNAWVMLYRARMGLRKCLEMNWVKG is encoded by the coding sequence ATGAGCAGCAATGTCAACGATTGGCTCAACGACCATGGTGACTACTTATATCGGTTTGCCCTAGCGCGTTTAAAAGATACCCACCAAGCAGAAGACGCTGTGCAGGAAACGATGTTGGCAGCCATCAAGAACAATAGCTTTGAAGGTGATTCATCGATACGCACATGGCTCACCGGCATACTCAAACATAAAATCATTGATATTCAGCGCAAACTCATACGCGAACAGCCCATCTCTGACATTATCGACTTAGATGCGTCTGATGAAAGCATGGACGACTTCTTTGATAAAACTGGCCATTGGCTAGATAAACCGCAATCCTTTGACATGCCCGACCATGCGTTAGAACAAAGTCAATTTCTAAGCGTATTGGATGCATGCATGCAAAAGCTACCTAAGAAGCTGAAAGCTATTTTCATGTTACGCGACGTGCATGAAATGGAGAATGAAAATATTTGTAAGGAGCTGGATATTACCCCGACCAATGCTTGGGTAATGTTATATAGAGCTAGGATGGGATTAAGAAAATGTTTAGAGATGAATTGGGTTAAAGGTTAG
- a CDS encoding zf-HC2 domain-containing protein — protein MLTCKQASQLISQSLDRPLSWYELMQLRLHLMMCGACNRFRKQLNLLLIGLRKIRTNIENNSAIHLPLDAKARIVEKVRSDQQSQ, from the coding sequence ATGCTTACCTGCAAACAAGCCAGTCAACTTATCTCTCAGTCTTTAGACCGTCCTTTGTCTTGGTATGAACTTATGCAACTCAGACTGCATCTTATGATGTGCGGTGCATGCAATCGATTCAGGAAGCAGCTGAATTTATTATTGATTGGGCTGCGTAAGATTAGAACTAACATAGAAAATAATAGCGCTATACATCTCCCATTAGATGCAAAAGCGAGAATCGTTGAAAAGGTAAGGTCTGATCAACAGTCTCAGTAA
- a CDS encoding HvfA family oxazolone/thioamide-modified RiPP metallophore encodes MNKTHKTLSLAIGSALALSVAATTVNAAENPFALKSLASGYQVADAHDAKAADGKCGTGKCGTEEKAKAMKMKDGKCGTGKCGSAEKVKEGSCGGEKAKEGSCGGEKK; translated from the coding sequence ATGAACAAAACACACAAAACACTTTCTCTTGCTATTGGTAGCGCACTAGCCCTTTCTGTTGCAGCTACCACAGTCAATGCGGCAGAAAATCCGTTTGCATTAAAATCACTCGCAAGCGGCTACCAAGTTGCTGACGCGCATGATGCAAAAGCAGCCGATGGCAAATGCGGTACTGGCAAATGTGGCACCGAGGAAAAAGCTAAAGCAATGAAAATGAAAGACGGCAAATGCGGCACCGGCAAGTGTGGTAGCGCAGAAAAAGTGAAAGAAGGCTCCTGTGGTGGTGAAAAAGCTAAAGAAGGTTCATGTGGTGGTGAAAAGAAATAA
- a CDS encoding HvfB family MNIO-type RiPP peptide maturase: MLNRSQIHGAGLGLKRELIPQIQSLYHQTLISNIQFIEIAPENWIEAGNKATKQLDWFAARYPIVCHGLCLSLGGISPLNINFLHQVKQFLDHYNIDIYTEHLSYCTDAYQGKQGYLYDLLPIPFTEEAVHYVAKRIRQTQEILGRRIGIENASFYAAAPISEMSELTFLNAVLSEADCLLHLDINNIYVNSVNFNFDPLSFLREIPQERIVYSHIAGHYQQSPDLLIDTHGENVIDPVWALLENAYDLFGVFPTLLERDSNIPALEVLMKEVDKIADLQHQAIKGTVRANPQTLAQLTL, from the coding sequence ATGCTCAATCGTAGTCAAATTCATGGCGCTGGTCTGGGGTTAAAGCGAGAGCTGATACCCCAGATTCAATCCCTTTATCATCAAACATTAATCTCTAATATCCAATTTATTGAAATAGCACCAGAAAACTGGATTGAAGCTGGCAACAAAGCAACCAAGCAGTTAGATTGGTTTGCGGCACGCTACCCTATCGTATGTCACGGCCTGTGTTTATCCCTAGGTGGCATCAGCCCGCTGAATATTAATTTTTTACATCAGGTTAAGCAGTTCCTAGACCACTACAACATCGACATTTACACTGAACACTTAAGTTATTGCACGGATGCCTACCAAGGTAAGCAGGGTTATTTATATGACCTGTTACCCATCCCGTTTACCGAAGAAGCGGTACACTACGTTGCAAAACGCATCCGTCAAACGCAAGAGATACTTGGTCGCCGCATTGGCATAGAGAACGCCTCGTTCTATGCTGCCGCCCCCATCTCAGAAATGAGCGAACTGACTTTTCTTAACGCAGTATTAAGCGAAGCTGATTGTCTTTTACACTTAGACATTAACAACATTTACGTTAACAGCGTGAACTTCAACTTTGACCCGCTTTCATTCCTGCGCGAAATACCGCAGGAACGTATTGTGTATAGCCATATCGCAGGGCATTATCAACAATCACCAGATTTACTCATTGATACACATGGCGAAAATGTCATCGACCCAGTTTGGGCGCTACTTGAAAATGCCTATGATTTATTTGGCGTGTTTCCTACACTATTGGAACGCGACAGCAACATTCCTGCCTTAGAGGTATTGATGAAAGAAGTAGACAAGATTGCAGACTTACAACATCAGGCCATTAAAGGCACAGTCAGAGCTAACCCGCAAACATTAGCACAGCTTACACTTTGA
- a CDS encoding HvfC family RiPP maturation protein, translated as MTDNLLNFQCYQQAFTARIRDPRHQPIPAGVAPERMAVYDEIVFNNLFESVSACFPVARKTVGKRIWLTLVQTFLKDYAADTPLFRKIPQEFLSFLKQKNLTSFKPPPVYLEALCHYEWIELYLSTLPNMVDEAINIDSNGDLAKHKIVFTNAMQLLEYDYAVHKISPKHKPNAKEPTQLLVYRNIEDDIKFIELNPITFRLLTLCQQEGMVAEQALKLLAEELKHPQPQLIIQFGLGILEDLRDQGVILGTKL; from the coding sequence ATGACAGATAATCTACTAAACTTCCAATGCTATCAGCAAGCCTTCACCGCACGCATACGTGACCCACGACATCAGCCGATTCCTGCTGGCGTGGCACCCGAGCGCATGGCGGTGTATGACGAAATTGTATTCAACAACCTGTTTGAGTCTGTTTCTGCATGCTTTCCTGTTGCACGCAAAACAGTTGGCAAACGCATTTGGTTAACACTAGTACAAACTTTTTTGAAAGATTACGCCGCAGATACTCCACTCTTTCGCAAGATTCCACAAGAGTTTTTAAGCTTTTTGAAACAGAAAAACCTGACTTCATTTAAGCCACCTCCTGTTTACTTAGAGGCACTATGCCATTACGAATGGATAGAACTGTATCTCAGTACTTTACCGAACATGGTAGACGAGGCTATCAATATAGATTCAAATGGCGACCTAGCTAAGCACAAGATTGTATTTACCAATGCCATGCAACTATTGGAATATGATTATGCGGTGCACAAGATTTCTCCAAAGCACAAACCTAATGCTAAAGAGCCTACGCAGCTGTTAGTGTATCGAAACATCGAGGACGATATTAAATTTATAGAACTAAACCCGATAACATTTAGATTACTGACATTATGTCAGCAAGAAGGCATGGTAGCAGAGCAAGCGCTTAAACTGCTTGCAGAGGAGTTAAAGCATCCCCAACCACAACTCATCATACAATTTGGATTGGGGATTTTAGAAGACTTAAGGGATCAAGGGGTGATTCTTGGTACAAAACTTTAA
- a CDS encoding toll/interleukin-1 receptor domain-containing protein codes for MSTIFLSHSHADKPFARRLAADLRKAGHAVWIDEAEINIGDSLIEKIREGLDQVDFVAAIITAASVTSKWVTRELDIASNREIEENRIVVLPLLVEYVELPGFLKGKFYGDFTDMSHYDEVFELLLRKLGSTAASLSPPIDELTQLRAQLSAAKAAVTEHEAALHVHETLALRGKSEKLIDTIAAANKKFPFHAPINFTHAFEVGNTPVTLDYLLWAIAKSERKGAHPLEALLTLDNKWPEVHAMLSAYESILSVP; via the coding sequence TTGAGCACCATATTTCTCAGTCACTCCCATGCAGACAAGCCGTTTGCTAGACGACTTGCCGCTGATCTCCGCAAAGCAGGGCACGCCGTATGGATAGATGAGGCTGAAATTAACATAGGTGACTCACTGATCGAGAAAATTCGTGAGGGTCTCGATCAAGTCGATTTTGTCGCAGCAATAATCACTGCAGCTTCTGTTACCAGTAAGTGGGTAACACGTGAGCTCGATATTGCATCAAATAGAGAAATTGAAGAAAACCGGATTGTGGTATTGCCTCTATTGGTTGAGTACGTAGAACTTCCTGGTTTTCTAAAAGGCAAGTTCTATGGTGACTTCACTGACATGTCGCACTACGATGAGGTGTTTGAGTTGCTGCTTCGTAAGCTTGGCTCGACAGCAGCTTCATTAAGTCCACCTATTGATGAACTCACCCAATTAAGAGCTCAACTTAGTGCAGCTAAAGCCGCTGTCACAGAGCATGAGGCAGCATTGCATGTACACGAAACGCTTGCTCTTCGAGGCAAAAGTGAAAAGCTTATTGATACAATTGCTGCTGCAAATAAAAAGTTTCCATTTCATGCACCAATCAATTTCACGCATGCGTTCGAGGTTGGAAACACTCCAGTAACTCTTGATTACCTATTATGGGCAATAGCAAAGTCCGAACGAAAGGGAGCTCATCCTCTTGAAGCTTTACTCACACTTGATAACAAGTGGCCCGAAGTTCATGCAATGCTAAGTGCGTATGAAAGCATCCTGTCTGTACCCTAG
- a CDS encoding DUF1289 domain-containing protein, translating to MSENTEEIQSPCIGVCSIDDATGFCHGCYRTREEIKGWWNMAPTEQKNLLSVIETRQSETVSFDD from the coding sequence ATGTCAGAAAATACAGAAGAAATTCAATCCCCTTGTATTGGGGTATGTAGCATCGATGATGCGACAGGTTTTTGCCATGGCTGTTATCGCACGAGAGAAGAAATTAAAGGTTGGTGGAACATGGCGCCAACCGAACAAAAAAACCTGCTATCAGTGATTGAAACGCGACAAAGTGAGACAGTTAGTTTTGATGACTAA
- the secA gene encoding preprotein translocase subunit SecA, producing MISTLFKKLFGSRNDRLVKQYAQKVEQINALEPVMQALSDDELRAKTEEFKQRYTNGESLEKLLPEAFAVVREGGRRALGMRHFDVQLIGGMVLNAGKISEMRTGEGKTLVATLPTYLNAITGKGVHVITVNDYLAKRDAEWMGKLYNFLGLSIGINLSQMPHDAKRDAYAADITYGTNNEFGFDYLRDNMVYSREERVQRGLNYALIDEVDSILIDEARTPLIISGQADDSVALYKQINDVAAKLIPQTEEEGEGDFWVDEKAQNVVMSEQGHEHAEAILAEAGLLAEGSSLYEASNITLVHHLYASLRARNLYHRDQHYVVRDGEIVIVDEFTGRMMSGRRWSDGLHQAVEAKEGVEIQKENQTLASITFQNYFRMYNKLSGMTGTADTEAYEFNQIYGLETVVIPTHRPMQRKDAMDKVYRTSREKYEAVILDIKDCQSRGQPVLVGTTSIENSELISNLLTEAKLEHQVLNAKQHEREAHIIVQAGRPGVITIATNMAGRGTDIVLGGNPEPEISAIHADETLSDAQKASKVGEIKAAWQVVHDAVLASGGLHIVGTERHESRRVDNQLRGRSGRQGDAGSSRFYLSLEDQLLRIFASDRVSAIMGKLNMPDGEAIEHPWVTRAIENAQRKVEGRNFDIRKQLLEFDDVSNDQRKVIYEQRNELLEAVDVGDTIKAMREDVLAATISTHIPPDSVEELWDVPALERELKADLGLEIALQKMLEENPDLHEETLRERIFAAANEAYQAKEELASPDILRQFERSVMLQSLDNHWREHLAALDHLRQGIHLRSYAQKNPKQEYKREAFELFEGLLNTIKSEVTKVTMLVQVKTEADVEAVEKPVEVENVQYQHADYHEALATEVPTDDAEASQQPNVRDGVKVGRNDPCPCGSGKKYKQCHGVLS from the coding sequence ATGATATCTACGTTGTTCAAAAAATTATTCGGTAGCCGTAACGATAGGCTGGTTAAGCAATATGCACAGAAAGTAGAGCAAATTAATGCATTAGAGCCGGTGATGCAGGCATTAAGTGATGATGAGCTACGCGCGAAAACAGAAGAGTTTAAGCAACGTTATACCAATGGCGAGTCTTTAGAGAAGCTTCTTCCAGAAGCGTTTGCTGTCGTGCGCGAAGGTGGGCGCCGTGCCTTGGGCATGCGTCACTTTGATGTGCAGCTCATCGGCGGCATGGTGCTGAATGCAGGAAAAATCTCAGAGATGCGTACGGGTGAGGGTAAAACCTTGGTGGCGACCTTGCCTACCTACCTAAACGCTATCACAGGTAAGGGCGTACACGTCATTACTGTGAATGATTACCTTGCAAAACGCGATGCGGAATGGATGGGTAAGCTATATAACTTTTTAGGCTTATCAATCGGTATTAATTTATCGCAGATGCCGCATGATGCAAAGCGTGATGCTTATGCCGCAGACATTACTTACGGTACTAATAATGAGTTCGGTTTTGACTACCTGCGCGACAACATGGTGTACAGCCGTGAAGAGCGCGTACAACGTGGTTTGAATTATGCGTTGATTGATGAGGTGGATTCGATTTTGATCGATGAAGCGCGTACACCGTTGATTATTTCAGGCCAGGCGGATGACAGTGTTGCCTTGTATAAACAAATCAACGATGTTGCTGCCAAACTGATTCCACAAACAGAAGAAGAGGGCGAAGGTGACTTCTGGGTAGATGAAAAAGCACAGAATGTAGTGATGTCTGAGCAAGGCCATGAGCACGCTGAGGCGATATTGGCTGAGGCTGGTTTGTTGGCTGAGGGCTCAAGTTTGTATGAGGCTTCTAACATCACGTTAGTGCATCATTTATACGCTTCACTACGTGCGCGTAACCTTTACCATCGTGACCAACACTATGTGGTGCGTGACGGTGAAATCGTGATTGTGGATGAGTTCACTGGCCGTATGATGTCTGGCCGCCGTTGGTCTGATGGTTTGCACCAAGCAGTAGAGGCCAAAGAAGGCGTTGAGATTCAAAAAGAAAATCAGACGTTGGCTTCAATTACTTTCCAAAACTACTTCCGTATGTACAACAAACTGTCTGGTATGACAGGTACCGCAGATACTGAAGCTTATGAGTTTAACCAAATTTACGGTTTAGAAACCGTTGTCATCCCAACACATCGTCCAATGCAACGTAAAGATGCAATGGATAAGGTGTATAGAACGTCTCGCGAAAAATACGAGGCAGTGATTTTAGATATTAAAGATTGCCAAAGTCGCGGACAACCAGTGTTGGTGGGTACCACGTCAATTGAGAACTCAGAGTTGATTTCTAATTTGTTGACCGAGGCGAAGCTAGAACATCAGGTATTGAATGCGAAGCAGCATGAGCGCGAGGCACACATTATTGTGCAGGCTGGTCGTCCAGGCGTGATTACCATCGCGACCAATATGGCTGGTCGTGGTACGGATATTGTGTTGGGCGGTAATCCTGAGCCTGAAATTTCAGCAATCCATGCAGATGAAACATTATCTGATGCACAAAAAGCGAGCAAAGTGGGTGAAATCAAAGCTGCTTGGCAAGTGGTGCATGATGCTGTGTTAGCTTCAGGTGGTTTACATATTGTAGGTACAGAGCGTCATGAATCACGCCGCGTCGACAATCAGTTACGTGGTCGTTCAGGTCGTCAAGGTGATGCAGGTTCTAGCCGCTTCTATTTATCTTTAGAAGACCAATTGTTAAGAATTTTCGCCTCAGACCGCGTTTCAGCGATTATGGGTAAACTTAATATGCCAGATGGTGAGGCGATTGAGCACCCATGGGTCACGCGTGCGATTGAAAATGCACAACGTAAGGTTGAAGGCCGTAACTTTGATATTCGTAAGCAATTACTTGAATTTGATGATGTGTCTAACGACCAGCGTAAAGTGATTTATGAGCAACGTAACGAATTGCTTGAAGCGGTTGATGTCGGTGATACGATTAAAGCGATGCGTGAAGATGTGCTTGCCGCGACGATTTCTACCCACATTCCACCAGATAGCGTTGAAGAGCTATGGGATGTGCCTGCGTTGGAGCGTGAGTTAAAAGCTGATCTTGGTTTAGAGATAGCATTGCAAAAAATGCTGGAAGAAAACCCAGACCTACATGAGGAAACATTGCGTGAGCGTATATTTGCCGCGGCAAATGAGGCTTACCAAGCAAAAGAAGAGCTTGCTAGCCCAGATATCTTACGCCAGTTTGAGCGCTCAGTGATGTTGCAAAGCTTGGATAACCACTGGCGTGAGCATTTAGCCGCGTTAGATCATCTGCGCCAAGGGATTCATTTACGCTCTTATGCGCAAAAGAACCCTAAGCAAGAATACAAACGCGAGGCATTTGAGCTGTTTGAAGGTTTGTTAAATACCATTAAATCAGAAGTCACTAAAGTCACTATGTTGGTACAGGTGAAAACTGAGGCTGATGTAGAGGCAGTAGAAAAACCAGTCGAAGTTGAGAATGTACAGTATCAGCACGCAGATTATCATGAAGCACTTGCTACTGAAGTGCCTACAGATGATGCTGAAGCATCGCAGCAGCCGAATGTGCGTGATGGCGTTAAAGTGGGGCGTAATGACCCATGCCCTTGCGGATCTGGCAAAAAATACAAACAGTGCCACGGCGTATTAAGTTAA
- a CDS encoding M23 family metallopeptidase — protein sequence MNIILVSNNMAKARTLSILQVGMIVFALVMLPVLTVLMFIVPQESAPQKGVKSLIPHHLRFSFNNPQKHLDAYAVQLGEMQARMMRLDAQSERLAKLAGDKKNIRNNKAEPSTTPKPNYGPTSSLEPALAAPILNVTTGANQGGPLVQSAPLTEVELQNQIADLMAQIEFKTEYLSEIEAKLLQQSVLKNTLPNSSPVDAAFNSSSFGWRLDPFNGHRAFHEGLDFTASTGTAIYAAAGGIVSTSEQTPDYGKIVKIDHGSGLETRYAHASTLLVKVGQRVAKGQKIAEVGSTGRSTGPHLHYEIRLNGNPLDPRKYLSASR from the coding sequence ATGAATATCATTTTGGTCTCAAATAATATGGCAAAAGCCAGAACGCTCTCAATACTGCAAGTCGGTATGATCGTGTTTGCACTGGTAATGTTGCCAGTGCTCACTGTGCTTATGTTCATTGTGCCACAGGAGTCAGCGCCGCAAAAGGGTGTTAAGTCATTGATCCCACATCATTTGCGTTTTTCTTTTAACAACCCACAAAAGCATCTTGATGCCTATGCAGTGCAGTTGGGCGAAATGCAAGCACGCATGATGCGCTTAGATGCGCAAAGTGAGCGCTTAGCCAAGCTTGCTGGCGACAAAAAGAACATCCGAAATAACAAGGCAGAGCCTTCCACAACGCCTAAGCCAAATTATGGCCCAACATCAAGCCTAGAGCCTGCACTCGCTGCGCCTATCCTTAATGTGACAACAGGTGCCAATCAGGGTGGGCCATTGGTGCAAAGTGCACCGCTGACTGAGGTTGAGCTACAAAATCAGATTGCCGATTTAATGGCACAAATTGAGTTTAAAACAGAATATTTAAGTGAGATAGAAGCAAAACTGCTACAACAGAGTGTGTTAAAAAACACGTTGCCTAATAGTAGCCCGGTGGATGCTGCGTTTAATTCCTCTAGTTTTGGCTGGCGGCTGGATCCTTTTAATGGGCATCGGGCGTTTCATGAAGGATTAGACTTTACTGCGTCCACAGGGACTGCGATTTACGCGGCAGCGGGCGGCATTGTATCAACGTCAGAGCAAACGCCTGATTATGGTAAAATCGTTAAGATTGATCACGGGTCTGGCCTAGAAACACGTTATGCACACGCGTCAACATTGTTGGTTAAAGTGGGTCAGCGCGTGGCAAAAGGGCAAAAGATTGCAGAAGTTGGTAGTACCGGTCGATCTACAGGGCCACATTTGCATTATGAAATCAGATTAAACGGTAACCCTCTGGACCCAAGAAAATATCTTAGTGCATCGCGCTAA
- a CDS encoding DciA family protein yields MQRFNTLLKQPELNELNQRTLESQAAQKLWAEIAPENMAQFSHISSIKNNQFTVYANNNAVAAKIKLLIPSLLIRLEKQGYEVTAIRVKVQAKSSPLPVPKSTKSLSPEAINQLHKLEVKLSGTTLGDSLAKLLKNAGK; encoded by the coding sequence ATGCAAAGATTTAATACATTACTTAAGCAACCCGAGTTAAATGAGCTCAATCAACGAACTCTGGAATCACAGGCGGCCCAAAAACTTTGGGCGGAAATCGCACCTGAGAACATGGCACAATTTAGCCATATCAGCAGCATCAAGAACAATCAATTCACAGTATATGCAAACAACAACGCGGTTGCTGCAAAAATTAAACTTTTAATCCCTAGCTTATTGATTAGGCTAGAAAAGCAAGGGTACGAAGTTACTGCAATTCGGGTAAAAGTGCAAGCAAAATCTAGCCCGCTCCCTGTCCCTAAATCCACAAAATCGCTCAGCCCCGAGGCCATTAATCAGCTACATAAACTAGAGGTGAAACTCTCTGGTACAACGCTGGGCGACTCATTAGCTAAATTACTCAAAAACGCAGGCAAGTAG